The bacterium genome includes the window CGTTGCATGTGTTCCCGTTTAAAATCGTTTAGCCAATTACCATAACTATTCCAATCCCATTGATTCAATTCCGAAAATGCACGAGTTTGAGTTAAAACCTGAATCAATTCTTTTCTTAGATAAGGATTATCAATCGTTGTTTTTACTTTTTGTATCAAATCCGATGCTCGTTTCATTTTTCGTTTCAATAATTTCTGTTGTTCTGAGACTGGAAGTTTTTTCGGGTCAATTAAATACCGACCATATCCGAACCGAATTCCAGGATGCCCGCATCCGAATTCCTTTGAAATTTTTAAAATAGTATCTTTTCCTTTGTTACCACCATATTGTGCTGCTGCTCGTGCATAGGATTGTTCTGGTTCGTAGGTAGATGGATTCCAAGCATAATCCGCAAACGTGGTTAATGGAATTCGGTTAGTTTCTGCAAAGAGCATCGGGTTCATAATAATTCCTTCACAAGAGTCTGGCAAATTTTTATCTCTACCCTCTAAAGGGACTAACCGAAGAATAATCGAATTATCGTTTGCAAAATAGTTATCCCAAATTAGTAATTTGCGTTGTAATCGTCGGCGCATTTGCTCAGCATCGGATATCGTTATACGAGGTGAGGTGATATTATATCCAGTCCAAAATATCGAAATTTCCGGATGAATGGTTTCCCCAATTTTCTGCCAATATTGTTCAGCTATTTTATAATCATCATAGTATGCCGGGGATGTAGCGTAATAGGTTGGGCAGAACAGAAACTTGATATTCGGGTAAGAGGTTTTTAAGTCGCTATATAAACGGTTAACTAAAGCTGATTGTGCACTAGCTAAATCTGGATATTGCGCTGAATCTTCAGCGTAGTTTAACTGTTTCGGCACATCGTCTAATAATAAAGCGAAATAGGTAAACCCAAGATGCATCATTGCTTTCGCTTTTTTCAGGAGCAATTGATAATCAGTTTCAGCAGAATATTTAATGCTCAATCCCGGACTAATCGAAAAACCAAGGTCGACCCCATTCTTTTTCCCTTGGTGAATAAGTTCTTGGAATTGACACATCGCTTCAGATGAATACGATTCCCGCCATTTTTCGCGATGGAACGGATCCCATTTTGGTGCGTAAATATATACATTAAGCTTATGGTGTTTCATAAACTCGAGCAACCGCAATCGTTCTTCATGTGACCATGGTTTCCCATAGAATCCTTCGATAACTCCACGAATTGCAAATGATGGATTTTCTATTCGATCTGTCATTTCTAGGTACCAATACTTCCGACCCTTATGGATTCGTTGTATCAGATCTTGAACTGCATAGTTACATCCTCGAATACTCGGTGAACCAAGAACGATAATATTGTTCTTATTCAGCGTATCGGCATACAACCAATAGCCATCAGCTGTAATTTTATCAAATTGTTGTAAGCGAGTATCCAGCAGTTTTTTTAGCATCGGATTGTTGAGCGGAGAACCAACTAGCATAATCGTTTCACCCATTTCGAACGTCTTGCTTTCAGGGGAAATAAAGGTGACTTGGATTCGATTTTTTTTGGTAAAATTCCGAATTGTATCCTTTATGCATCGATATTGTTCCTCGGACGGAATGAGCACGACAGTCGCTTTTGACGAGATAATAATTCTTTTCACTGGATAGCTTTTTGTATTTCCAATACTGGATAACATTAGCAAAAATAGAAGTATAATTTCAATACCTCGAATTTTCATTGTATTTGATACTATATGATGATACCATCACTAATTTTTGTTAGATACCTTTTTACCAAACGCTTAAACATAATGGGGCATAGTAAATTTTAAATGTATTTTCTTTTACGCATTGCATCGTAAACGCGTTCCATAGCAATTTGTACCGAGGTCAGGTATAAACTCGTATTATTTTCTTTACTTGTTTGAAATATTTGTGACAAACTTTTATCAAATTTCTCTTCGATAATTTTGAATACCTGCTCTTTACTGATCTTAATTGCACTTAAAGAACGAGAATATTCTTCCATAGAAGCAATCACACCGCCACTATTTGCTATAATATCAGGTATAATTGTAATATTCTTTTTTTCCAAAACTTCTAGTCCATCGACAGTAATTGGATTATTTGCTGCACATACGACACTTTTCGCCTTGACCAGTTCAGCGGTTTTGCTGTCTAAAACATTGCCACAAGCTGCAGGAATTAAAATATCAACCTCTAATGAAAACAACTCTTCATTACTTAATTCTGATGGTGTAAACCCTCTAACCGTTCTCATTGTTTGACTATAACCTATTAAGTTAGGAATATCTAATCCTTTTCTATCAAAAACTCCTCCGCTTGCATCAGTAATTCCAATTATTTTAATCCCTTTTTGATATAAAAATAATGCGGTATGACTACCAACATTTCCGAAACCTTGAATAGCTACTCGGCAGTGTTCCGGCTTAATATGCAAGATATTCTGCAACAACCATAAACAGCTGTAACATACCCCGTAGCCAGTACTTTCTTTACGACCGGGCAACCATCCGGGGATCCCGTCCGGTTTGCCGGTAACGGACGCTGGGTCTAACGTTTCGTTATAAATAAACGCCATTTCTTCCGGTCCAGTGCCCATATCGGGTGCAGGGACATAGGTATGGTCAACAAGGTATCGTCTAATTTGATGAGCCAGTTCACTACAAACATCTAACGCAATAACTTTTTCGAATTCATAATCGTACGATTGTTTATTGAAAAACCGGTATAATTCAGGAAAATTAATTCGAATACCAGTTTTCCCGCCGCCAAACTCGATGTCAACGATAGCCGTTTTTAACGTCATTAATCGCGATAATTCTACCGTTTCATCTACTGTAACATCTTCAGCTAACCGAATTCCTCCTTTGAATGGACCACGAGCATTATTATGTAGACTTAACACGCCCCATAGTACTGGTACTTTGCCCCAAGATTTTATCGGTAAGCGAAAAACAACGATTTGTTGTGGGTTGATTAAGCTATCTATTATTTGTTGGTTGAATCCAGCTTGTTCCCCAGCTTTTTGTAACAACGTTGATGATAGTGTCGGAGCTTCACTTTGATAAAATAATTTCTTTAAAGGGGTAGTTTGCTCTTCGTGTGAAATATTCATTGCCATAGAAGTAGAAGTTTTAACAGATACTAAATGTTTTAGGAATATTATCCAAGTCTTGTTTATAATTTACATAATACTGATTGAAAAATAACAACAAACACTCTGAAAAGTCGCAAACGAATTGGTATCTTTTATTTGCATCATTTCGAATTCGTAAATGGATTTCAATTTGTTCTGCATCAATGCCATCCACATTGTGACTACCATAAGTTTTTACGGTATACCCGCCTGATATGTTTGCGGGGGTTGGCTTTTCCGGACGAGGGTAAACATCGTATCCTTTTTGCAGCAGTAGCCGGATTAGTCCATAGTTATCATGGAGCACATTTGTACCGAATTGTTCAGTCATTGTTTGGATAGTCAATCCGTTACAATCGCCAAAATAAATATCCCCGGACTCGGTACATTGCCCATGAATATCAATGAGTAATCCGTGCTGGAATGTTAATGTAATTGAACGAATAGCTGCTCGAATCTGTCGATGGTATAATTCATATACTTCTTTTGCTAATGGATGCTGATATGCTTCTTCCGGTGTGCGGTTTACATCAAGGTACTTTCGATCTAACAAATTGATTACTAAATATGGTCGTTTACCAGTTACTTGATGGATATATGTTTCAATAGATAAAGCTACTTCAATAGTGTAAACATCCGTTTCAGTCGCAAAATCCTTTAAAAAAGGATTGGGGTTCCGTTTGGGAAGACTACAAATCGATGAAGTGCCGCCATGGGGCACGGTTAACAGTATAGGTATATCGCCAGATTTATAGAGCACCATATTCGGCGAAGTATCTTTTATCCATAATTCAAAATTATCCAGATACCTATTATCTTTTTCAAAAAATGCTGTTCTTACTAAACTCATTCTAGTAAATAAAACAAGGGCAAGAAGCCTGAAATCAGTGTCATACTGATTCCCGACTTCTTGCTATTTAATACCATTATTGATTGAAAACCACCTGACCAATAACTACCAAACTTACACCAATCAACTATAAACCCGGTTCCCAATCGTAGCTTGGATTCGTTCCCCGCCATTCGTATGGTTCTGCATGTTTTTGCGACCGGAAAATATTCCCATAACTGCTAACTCCATTAGTGGGATCATATTCAATCACATGCCGCCAACCGCGTGTTACCGGTAACCGTTGATTATAATATACTCCATCCGGACCAACTGAAATAGTTCGCCAATCCCCATAAGCTTTTTCTCGCGCTTCCGGATAGAAGTTGAGATACTTACCCTGTGCAATTTCCCAGACGATATTGTGATATGTATACCATTGCTTTTCAGCAATCGATGATGATTCTCCACTTGTTCTACCGGGTTGTAAAAACGGGTCAATCAGCCCTTTAGCATTCGTAATATATGCTACTGGGGTAGTTAAAGTAACTGGAATACCCGCTGCCGACCCCGTCGTTGTTGGTGCTGTTAGGGGATAATAATTGTTATCCACATAATACGATTCGAGAGCGGTTGCCACAGTTTTTAATTCACCCCGTACGCGAGATACTTTTGCACGAACTTGTGCCGCTAAAAAGTTTGGAATTGCTATTGCGGCTAAAATGGCTATAATCGCAACGACAATCAATAATTCAATGAGCGTGAATCCTTTTAACGACTTCATAATAAAATATAATCACCTCCTTACTATTTAATAGAGATTAGCTATTTATATATGACGTTACCGCCGCCATGATATTTCATATTTCATTCTCCAGCACTTGTTTCCGTTTGATAGGTCATACGAGATTACAACACAATTCTGACTGTTTTATTGGTTAACGGAAGTACCTTAAAAAGGTAACAATTCACATTCTGCATAACTTTCCCGTTTAAGGACCGAATCGTGCAATAATTCCTAAACTAACCACGCCATTACTTGGATCATAAACAGTAGTAAGTGTAGTTCCTTTAGGACCAACACTCCATAGTCGCCAATGAAAGGTACGCCCGCTCGGATACGGAAAAATCCCTGGACCGAGATTATTTTTGCAAATACCAATGTATTGATATCTGCGCCGATTTCCTTGCATTCCTGGATAAAAGGTTTGACTACCCCAGTTGAATGGATCCAAGTAAATTTGGGTTATGTAACTGACTGGAGTAGTTAAACAAATCAATTCACAATCCATCGGGATCAAGTCCGCTGGCATACTTAATTCCCATGGTTGACATCGCCACCACGGTTCTGTTACTCCGTCTCGAATCCAAGTCCTTGCCGGATCAGTGGTTGAACTAGGATACGCAGTATTATCAACTCGATACGATTCCAGTGCTGTACCGATAGATTTCATATCCGCCTGTGCCCGGGAAACTTTCGACCGGGTTTGCGCTAATAAAAAGTTTGGAATCGCAATTGCGGCTAGAATGGCTATAATAGCGACAACAATGAGTAATTCTATTAAAGTAAAAGCGTTGCGTTTTCGAAACAAATTCATTGATTCCTATTACTCTCCTTTTTAAATATTTATTTCAATATGAAACCCGAATTTTTTCATAATCGGATATGTATGAAAAAGCTTCCTAAGGCAGGCAGGAAATCAAACCTTCCTACCCAGCCTTAGGAAGCATAAATAGTTCCACCATGATTTATTGCAGGTCAAGTTTCTGCGATTGTATTATTTCCGCTTCCTTATTCGGGAATATAGGTGCACTCGTTGGAATTACCGTTATATGGATCACCGTTTGTGTCGGTTCAGCATCAGTAAGAATCAAATCTACATTACCGGCAGCTTCTGCAGTAAATGTAACCGAGTTAGCTGTGGTAGTGATAGAACCGATTCCTGTAGTACTAAGTGACCAGCTATATGGTGGTGTTCCGCCGGTTGCAAAAAATTCACGGGTCTGACCAATAGATAGGGTTACTGGTCCTGCTGGATTTGCTACAAGCGGATCCGGAACAATAATAATAGGAATTGTGGTTGACTGAGCTGGTGCAGCTGGTGGTGTTACCGACCCTGGTTCATTCAGGGTAAGATCTGTCCCGCGACTTAATGCCGTGAATATAACTTGCCTGCCGGTCAACGTATTGATGCTACCACCAGTTCCGGTTGTACTCCAACTGTAATTCTTTAATCCACCACGTGCCCGCAATGTGGTTGAAACACCGGGTTTCAGGGTAACTTTATCTACTGGTAATCCATCGAGCCGAATTTGTAACGTGCCTACTGCCGTATATATCCGGCGGTTCGCTGAACCTGCACTGTGTCGGTCGGAAATGAAAAATATCCGGTCCATTTCAGCATCGAAAACCGTGTTGCCATCAGTTGACGGTGAATCGAGCTCTGTCAAAAGCGCTGGTGAACTCCAGTCAGTAGCTTCTGCTGGTTTTACACTCATCCACGGTTCCTGAGACGCTAGTGAACGGGAACTGAAATAGAGATATTTTTCATTCGGAGTTGACCAGGGATATCGAGTTCGATAAACGCCACTATCAGGAGTCCCGCCTAAATTCACCGTTGTACTTACAAACACCGGAAATTGCCATACTCCACCGACTTTTGTAGATTTCCAAATCT containing:
- a CDS encoding protein O-GlcNAcase — translated: MKIRGIEIILLFLLMLSSIGNTKSYPVKRIIISSKATVVLIPSEEQYRCIKDTIRNFTKKNRIQVTFISPESKTFEMGETIMLVGSPLNNPMLKKLLDTRLQQFDKITADGYWLYADTLNKNNIIVLGSPSIRGCNYAVQDLIQRIHKGRKYWYLEMTDRIENPSFAIRGVIEGFYGKPWSHEERLRLLEFMKHHKLNVYIYAPKWDPFHREKWRESYSSEAMCQFQELIHQGKKNGVDLGFSISPGLSIKYSAETDYQLLLKKAKAMMHLGFTYFALLLDDVPKQLNYAEDSAQYPDLASAQSALVNRLYSDLKTSYPNIKFLFCPTYYATSPAYYDDYKIAEQYWQKIGETIHPEISIFWTGYNITSPRITISDAEQMRRRLQRKLLIWDNYFANDNSIILRLVPLEGRDKNLPDSCEGIIMNPMLFAETNRIPLTTFADYAWNPSTYEPEQSYARAAAQYGGNKGKDTILKISKEFGCGHPGIRFGYGRYLIDPKKLPVSEQQKLLKRKMKRASDLIQKVKTTIDNPYLRKELIQVLTQTRAFSELNQWDWNSYGNWLNDFKREHMQRSKNK
- a CDS encoding Glu/Leu/Phe/Val dehydrogenase translates to MAMNISHEEQTTPLKKLFYQSEAPTLSSTLLQKAGEQAGFNQQIIDSLINPQQIVVFRLPIKSWGKVPVLWGVLSLHNNARGPFKGGIRLAEDVTVDETVELSRLMTLKTAIVDIEFGGGKTGIRINFPELYRFFNKQSYDYEFEKVIALDVCSELAHQIRRYLVDHTYVPAPDMGTGPEEMAFIYNETLDPASVTGKPDGIPGWLPGRKESTGYGVCYSCLWLLQNILHIKPEHCRVAIQGFGNVGSHTALFLYQKGIKIIGITDASGGVFDRKGLDIPNLIGYSQTMRTVRGFTPSELSNEELFSLEVDILIPAACGNVLDSKTAELVKAKSVVCAANNPITVDGLEVLEKKNITIIPDIIANSGGVIASMEEYSRSLSAIKISKEQVFKIIEEKFDKSLSQIFQTSKENNTSLYLTSVQIAMERVYDAMRKRKYI
- a CDS encoding N-formylglutamate amidohydrolase; this encodes MSLVRTAFFEKDNRYLDNFELWIKDTSPNMVLYKSGDIPILLTVPHGGTSSICSLPKRNPNPFLKDFATETDVYTIEVALSIETYIHQVTGKRPYLVINLLDRKYLDVNRTPEEAYQHPLAKEVYELYHRQIRAAIRSITLTFQHGLLIDIHGQCTESGDIYFGDCNGLTIQTMTEQFGTNVLHDNYGLIRLLLQKGYDVYPRPEKPTPANISGGYTVKTYGSHNVDGIDAEQIEIHLRIRNDANKRYQFVCDFSECLLLFFNQYYVNYKQDLDNIPKTFSIC
- a CDS encoding type II secretion system protein GspG — translated: MAIPNFLLAQTRSKVSRAQADMKSIGTALESYRVDNTAYPSSTTDPARTWIRDGVTEPWWRCQPWELSMPADLIPMDCELICLTTPVSYITQIYLDPFNWGSQTFYPGMQGNRRRYQYIGICKNNLGPGIFPYPSGRTFHWRLWSVGPKGTTLTTVYDPSNGVVSLGIIARFGP